A genomic window from Scatophagus argus isolate fScaArg1 chromosome 17, fScaArg1.pri, whole genome shotgun sequence includes:
- the LOC124075131 gene encoding gonadotropin-releasing hormone II receptor-like → MTGNLSADPFQNASVLSLLNLSAPTSPPPWEAPSFTVAACCRVAATLVLFVFAACSNLSVLISVCWGRGYRLAAHLRPLITSLASADLVMTFVVMPLEAVWNITVQWYAGDIMCKLLCFLKLFAMHSAAFILVVVSLDRYRAILHPLDSLDAGLRNRRMLLVAWTLSLLLASPQLFIFRAIKADGVDFTQCVTHGSFRYLWQETAYNMFHFVTLYVFPLLVMTFCYTRILTKINGQMLKSKEGEHCLRRSGTDMIPKARMKTLKMTIVIVSSFVICWTPYYLLGIWYWFQPAMIQHTPEYVHNILFVFGNLNTCCDPVIYGFYTPSFRADLADVVACCQGRWANNASPRSVDRLSARSAGAAVEMESDLSSNQHTANPS, encoded by the exons ATGACAGGAAACCTGTCTGCTGATCCTTTCCAGAATGCCTCtgttctctccctcctgaaCTTGTCTGCTCCAACCTCCCCTCCACCTTGGGAAGCTCCGTCCTTCACTGTGGCAGCCTGCTGCCGTGTAGCAGCCACCCTggtgctgtttgtctttgccgCTTGCAGTAACCTGTCTGTGCTGATCAGTGTGTGCTGGGGGCGGGGCTATCGCCTTGCAGCACACCTGCGCCCACTCATCACCAGCTTGGCATCAGCTGATCTGGTGATGACCTTTGTGGTGATGCCGCTGGAGGCCGTTTGGAACATTACAGTGCAGTGGTATGCGGGGGATATCATGTGtaagctgctgtgtttcctcaAGCTCTTTGCCATGCACTCAGCAGCATTCATACTGGTGGTGGTAAGCCTGGACCGCTATCGAGCCATCCTTCATCCGCTGGATTCTCTTGATGCCGGGCTCAGGAACCGACGTATGTTGCTCGTGGCCTGGACTCTGAGTCTGCTGCTGGCATCTCCACAG CTCTTCATCTTTCGGGCCATTAAAGCGGATGGAGTGGACTTCACTCAGTGTGTGACCCATGGAAGTTTCCGGTACCTCTGGCAGGAGACAGCATACAACATGTTCCACTTTGTCACACTGTATGTCTTCCCTCTGCTTGTCATGACTTTCTGCTACACCCGCATTCTCACCAAGATCAATGGGCAGATGCTCAAGAGCAAAG aggGCGAACACTGCCTAAGACGCAGTGGAACAGATATGATACCCAAAGCCAGGATGAAGACCCTCAAGATGACCATAGTCATTGTTAGCTCCTTTGTCATCTGTTGGACACCCTACTACCTCCTGGGCATCTGGTACTGGTTCCAACCAGCCATGATCCAGCACACACCTGAGTATGTGCACAACATACTGTTTGTCTTTGGCAACCTGAACACATGCTGTGACCCGGTCATCTACGGCTTTTACACACCGTCTTTCCGGGCTGATCTTGCTGACGTGGTGGCTTGCTGCCAGGGTCGCTGGGCCAACAACGCCTCGCCTCGCTCTGTGGATCGTCTGTCTGCTCGAAGTGCTGGAGCCGCTGTAGAGATGGAGTCTGATCTGAGCTCAAACCAGCACACTGCAAACCCCAGTTAA